A stretch of the Capsicum annuum cultivar UCD-10X-F1 chromosome 10, UCD10Xv1.1, whole genome shotgun sequence genome encodes the following:
- the LOC107844819 gene encoding guanine nucleotide exchange factor SPIKE 1, with protein MALDAILGHALLFSIMNVDKYRYVAAESFYKPVIEFSPVPDLHIMWLLHLCEAHQEMQSWAEAAQCVITVVGVVMQVASFGGSNINLSTWENMKNPCELMFAIYITHTVHSPPC; from the exons ATGGCTCTTGATGCCATCCTTGGACATGCACTTCTG TTCTCTATTATGAATGTCGACAAATATAGATATGTAGCTGCAGAGAGCTTTTATAAACCAGTGATAGAATTTTCTCCTGTACCAGATCTTCATATAATGTGGTTACTACATCTTTGTGAAGCTCATCAGGAAATGCAGTCTTGGGCAGAAGCTGCTCAATGCGTTATTACTGTTGTTGGTGTAGTGATGCAG GTTGCTAGCTTTGGTGGCTCGAACATTAATCTGTCTACCTGGGAGAACATGAAGAACCCTTGTGAATTAATGTTTGCAATTTATATTACTCATACCGTGCACTCTCCTCcttgttga